A single window of Micrococcales bacterium DNA harbors:
- a CDS encoding alpha/beta hydrolase, whose protein sequence is MTTQTQPTWRPDLLGEGFEQCDLELPGGALATMVRYTGPRGPANAAETDPTPPPSKASDPSAGEAGVGQGPAATAVLYLHGFVDYFFHPHVAKAIAAHGHAFYAVDLRGYGRSIGRGNDQEIPNYVPDIAIYAEELDAAAAVIRQAGHQNLVLLGHSTGGLIGPLWAQARPSQLRGLILDSPWLDFNAGAFQRRALTEFVHVLAKVAPKAKFKGLHAYYGRALHVDSGGEWDFDLAWKPHDGFPVAAKWFSSIRRAQAQVKRGLTVDCPVLVMTSLRRGDNRHDHPEVLTTDSVLDPRQMWRLAPRLGMNIEVRALEGGSHDLALSPEPIRSRYLTEITDWLDQIVLA, encoded by the coding sequence GTGACAACCCAGACACAGCCCACTTGGCGCCCTGACCTGCTGGGCGAGGGATTTGAACAGTGCGACCTGGAGCTGCCCGGCGGCGCCTTAGCCACAATGGTGCGATACACCGGGCCGCGAGGACCGGCCAACGCTGCCGAAACCGACCCAACGCCGCCACCTTCCAAGGCAAGTGACCCGTCAGCCGGTGAGGCCGGCGTCGGGCAAGGGCCTGCCGCCACTGCGGTTTTGTACCTGCACGGCTTTGTCGACTACTTTTTCCACCCGCATGTGGCCAAGGCCATTGCCGCTCATGGCCACGCTTTCTATGCGGTTGACCTGCGCGGATACGGGCGGTCGATTGGGCGCGGCAACGACCAGGAGATTCCAAATTACGTGCCAGACATCGCCATCTACGCCGAGGAACTAGACGCCGCGGCCGCCGTCATCCGCCAGGCGGGCCACCAGAATCTGGTGCTCTTGGGCCATTCAACAGGCGGTTTGATTGGGCCGCTGTGGGCGCAGGCCAGACCAAGCCAGCTGCGCGGGCTGATCTTGGACTCGCCCTGGCTCGACTTCAATGCTGGTGCGTTCCAGCGCAGAGCGCTGACGGAATTCGTTCATGTCTTGGCCAAAGTGGCTCCAAAAGCCAAGTTCAAAGGGCTGCACGCTTACTACGGACGGGCCTTGCACGTCGACTCCGGCGGCGAATGGGACTTCGATCTGGCCTGGAAACCACATGATGGATTCCCGGTGGCGGCCAAATGGTTTAGTTCGATCCGGCGAGCGCAGGCACAGGTCAAACGCGGTTTGACGGTCGACTGCCCGGTCTTGGTGATGACATCGCTACGCCGGGGTGACAACCGCCACGATCACCCCGAAGTGCTGACCACCGATTCGGTCCTCGACCCGCGCCAAATGTGGCGCTTGGCCCCCAGGTTGGGGATGAACATCGAGGTCAGGGCGCTAGAAGGTGGTTCGCATGACCTGGCACTGTCACCCGAGCCAATCCGGTCGCGCTATTTGACAGAAATCACCGACTGGCTTGACCAGATTGTGCTTGCGTGA
- a CDS encoding histidinol-phosphate transaminase: MSKPPLRPSIETLPVYVPGKKASPGIGAFKLSSNESPFPPLPGVLAAVIDAASDLNRYPDPACGDLIKALAQFHGVESTQIAVAPGSLAALNAMMLAYCGEGSEVVYPWRSFEAYPILAGLSGAKSVTVPLGDGGRLDLKALANAITPATRVVMICTPNNPTGPSVWHRDFVTFMGQVPDDVLVAVDQAYAEFVDDPKAVRPLELLADWPNLVVFRTFSKAYGLAGLRLGYAIGPGEVIRAIRSATLPFSVSAVAQMAALVSLDRQDEMRSRVAQIAKVRGLLRQGLLDQGWAVPVSDGNFVWLEAGEQATPLAEACANAGATVRSFAGDGVRISAGEPESIERILDVTESWI; encoded by the coding sequence ATGTCCAAACCGCCGTTGCGACCAAGTATCGAGACCTTGCCGGTCTACGTTCCGGGCAAAAAGGCTTCGCCTGGGATTGGGGCTTTCAAACTGTCCTCCAACGAATCGCCTTTCCCGCCCCTACCGGGTGTTTTGGCGGCAGTGATCGACGCGGCCAGTGACCTCAATCGATATCCGGATCCGGCCTGCGGCGACTTAATCAAGGCCCTGGCTCAATTCCACGGTGTCGAATCAACGCAGATTGCGGTGGCGCCCGGTTCGTTGGCCGCCCTGAACGCCATGATGCTGGCCTACTGCGGCGAGGGCAGCGAGGTTGTCTACCCTTGGCGCAGCTTCGAGGCCTACCCGATTCTGGCCGGGCTGAGTGGGGCCAAGTCCGTCACAGTACCGCTTGGCGACGGCGGGCGGCTGGATCTAAAGGCCCTGGCCAACGCGATTACTCCGGCAACACGCGTGGTCATGATTTGCACACCCAACAACCCGACTGGACCGTCGGTGTGGCACCGTGACTTTGTGACCTTCATGGGCCAAGTGCCCGATGACGTATTGGTGGCGGTTGACCAGGCCTACGCCGAGTTTGTCGACGACCCGAAGGCAGTGCGACCGCTGGAACTGCTGGCAGATTGGCCCAACCTGGTGGTTTTCCGAACTTTCTCGAAGGCTTATGGCCTGGCTGGACTGCGCCTGGGCTACGCCATTGGCCCAGGCGAGGTGATTCGGGCCATTCGGTCGGCCACGCTGCCTTTCAGCGTCTCGGCGGTGGCCCAGATGGCGGCGCTGGTGTCGCTAGACCGGCAAGACGAAATGCGCTCGCGGGTGGCCCAGATCGCTAAGGTGCGCGGGCTGCTTCGCCAGGGTTTGCTGGACCAGGGCTGGGCGGTGCCGGTCTCGGACGGCAACTTCGTTTGGCTCGAGGCCGGCGAGCAGGCCACACCTCTGGCCGAGGCTTGCGCTAATGCTGGCGCGACGGTTCGATCGTTTGCCGGCGACGGTGTCCGGATATCGGCGGGTGAACCTGAGTCAATCGAACGCATCCTGGACGTGACCGAGTCTTGGATCTGA
- a CDS encoding phage holin family protein — protein sequence MCQDRTVVPFGWRIVINALALWLVDALMTSVWIEKDSDGIIASIAIYLVLGLVLAVINTIVKPIAHFIAFPLYILTLGLFVLVTNALMLELVSWLSQKMGIGLHVDSFGAAIWAALILAILTALISIPFKRRVDPGQSQY from the coding sequence TTGTGCCAAGATCGAACCGTGGTTCCCTTCGGCTGGCGAATCGTCATCAACGCCTTGGCACTATGGCTAGTCGACGCCCTAATGACCTCAGTCTGGATTGAGAAAGACAGCGACGGCATCATCGCCTCAATTGCCATCTACCTGGTACTGGGTCTGGTCCTGGCTGTCATCAACACGATCGTCAAGCCGATTGCCCACTTCATCGCCTTCCCGCTATACATCCTGACGCTGGGACTATTCGTCCTGGTGACCAACGCCCTGATGCTGGAGTTGGTCAGCTGGCTCAGCCAGAAAATGGGTATTGGCCTGCACGTCGACTCGTTTGGAGCGGCCATTTGGGCAGCCCTGATCCTGGCCATCCTGACGGCCTTGATTTCGATCCCATTCAAGCGACGGGTCGATCCGGGTCAGAGCCAGTACTAG